The following are from one region of the Sulfurimicrobium lacus genome:
- the grxC gene encoding glutaredoxin 3, whose amino-acid sequence MANVTMYCTGVCPYCTMAEKLLNKKGVTEINKIRIDVEAGRKEEMMERTGRRTVPQIYIDDFHVGGFDDLSALDMEGKLEPLLTK is encoded by the coding sequence ATGGCAAACGTAACGATGTACTGCACCGGTGTGTGCCCTTACTGCACCATGGCGGAAAAGCTGCTGAACAAGAAAGGTGTGACGGAAATCAACAAGATCCGCATCGACGTCGAGGCGGGTCGCAAGGAAGAAATGATGGAGAGAACCGGCCGTCGCACCGTGCCGCAAATCTACATCGACGATTTCCATGTCGGCGGTTTCGACGATCTTTCCGCGCTGGACATGGAAGGCAAGCTGGAACCCCTGCTGACGAAATAA
- a CDS encoding prepilin-type N-terminal cleavage/methylation domain-containing protein, with product MKYKQTGFTLIELIVVILILGILAATALPRFINAQQDARIAKAQGIYGAVRSAAALGKARCELDLGRGLVAAGTCGNAAPQVNMDGTLVNIVNRYPAATAAGIIAAAQLGAATDGLTIVAGNPILIEVNGATTVATCSVSYTAATAALAPVITVNTAGC from the coding sequence ATGAAATACAAGCAAACAGGCTTCACCTTGATTGAGCTGATCGTAGTGATCCTGATTCTTGGCATCCTCGCTGCGACGGCCTTGCCAAGGTTTATCAATGCGCAACAGGATGCGCGCATTGCTAAAGCGCAGGGAATATATGGCGCGGTTCGCTCTGCGGCTGCGCTGGGCAAGGCACGCTGCGAGCTTGATCTGGGGCGTGGGCTGGTTGCTGCCGGAACATGCGGAAACGCTGCACCACAGGTGAATATGGACGGCACGCTGGTCAATATCGTGAACCGCTACCCGGCAGCCACAGCTGCGGGGATTATCGCTGCGGCACAGCTTGGCGCGGCAACGGATGGCCTTACGATTGTGGCCGGCAACCCAATTCTGATTGAAGTGAATGGGGCGACAACAGTGGCGACCTGTAGTGTTTCCTATACAGCTGCGACGGCTGCACTCGCTCCGGTAATTACAGTAAATACTGCAGGATGTTGA
- a CDS encoding GspE/PulE family protein, giving the protein MAKPEKIRLGEVLIQQNLLTEDQLKQALAEQKSSGRKLGRIFIENGFVTEEGIAEAIARQLQIPFINLKFYNTNADLVNKLPETQARRFRALVLEDRGETLLVGMADPSDLFAYDELARALKRDIDLAAVAESQLLQTIDRVYRRTDQISGLAQALEQELGDTVVDFGGVGVTTNLEEAPVVKLLQTMFEDATQVRASDVHIEPQETKLQIRFRIDGVLHLQTEADNKIAAALVLRLKLMSGLDISEKRVPQDGRFNVKIRGQAVDVRISSMPTQYGESVVMRLLNQSGGIPTLDKLGMPPDMLEKFRKILRRPNGMVLVTGPTGSGKTTTLYSALAELNSIESKIITVEDPVEYRLPGINQVQVNEKIDLSFARVLRSTLRQDPDIILVGEIRDQETAQIGLRAAMTGHMVLSTLHTNDAISTPIRLIDMGVPRFMVATSLQVVLAQRLVRLVCESCSETYALKPFEHEWLRLELKDQVDQHHYVHGRGCTNCNGTGYQGRMGIYEMLEMDFDMVEAANHHDPAHFMKMARQQMAGKTLRTQAVGEVLKGRTTVGEAMRISNQFDE; this is encoded by the coding sequence ATGGCCAAACCTGAAAAAATCCGGTTGGGCGAGGTACTGATCCAGCAGAATCTGCTCACCGAAGACCAGCTGAAACAGGCACTGGCCGAGCAGAAAAGCAGCGGACGCAAGCTGGGCCGCATCTTCATCGAAAATGGCTTCGTCACCGAGGAAGGGATCGCCGAGGCTATCGCACGCCAGCTGCAGATCCCTTTCATCAATCTCAAGTTTTACAATACCAACGCCGACCTGGTCAACAAGCTGCCGGAAACCCAGGCGCGCCGCTTCCGCGCGCTGGTGCTGGAAGACCGGGGTGAAACGCTGCTGGTCGGCATGGCCGACCCCTCCGACCTGTTTGCCTACGACGAGCTGGCCCGCGCGCTCAAACGCGACATCGACCTGGCCGCGGTGGCGGAAAGCCAGTTGCTGCAAACCATCGATCGCGTCTATCGCCGCACCGACCAGATCAGCGGCCTGGCCCAGGCGCTGGAACAGGAACTGGGCGACACAGTGGTGGATTTCGGCGGCGTCGGGGTCACCACCAACCTGGAAGAAGCACCAGTCGTCAAGTTGCTGCAGACCATGTTCGAGGATGCCACCCAGGTGCGGGCCTCCGACGTACATATCGAGCCGCAGGAAACCAAGCTGCAAATCCGCTTCCGTATCGACGGCGTACTCCACCTGCAAACGGAGGCCGACAACAAGATCGCCGCGGCGCTGGTGCTGCGCCTCAAGCTCATGTCCGGCCTCGATATTTCGGAAAAGCGCGTGCCGCAGGACGGTCGTTTCAACGTCAAGATTCGCGGCCAGGCGGTGGATGTGCGTATTTCCAGCATGCCGACCCAGTACGGCGAGTCGGTGGTGATGCGTCTGCTTAACCAGAGCGGCGGGATTCCTACCCTCGACAAGCTGGGTATGCCGCCGGACATGCTGGAAAAATTCCGCAAGATCCTGCGCCGCCCCAACGGCATGGTGCTGGTTACCGGCCCGACCGGCAGCGGCAAGACCACCACGCTGTATTCGGCACTCGCCGAACTGAACTCGATCGAATCCAAGATCATCACCGTGGAAGACCCGGTGGAATACCGCTTGCCCGGCATCAACCAGGTGCAGGTGAACGAGAAAATCGATCTTTCCTTCGCCCGCGTGCTGCGCTCCACCTTGCGCCAGGACCCGGACATTATCCTGGTGGGCGAAATCCGCGACCAGGAAACCGCGCAAATCGGCCTGCGTGCCGCCATGACCGGCCACATGGTGCTGTCCACCCTGCATACCAACGATGCCATCAGCACCCCGATCCGCCTGATCGACATGGGCGTGCCGCGTTTCATGGTGGCGACCTCGCTGCAAGTCGTGCTGGCCCAGCGCCTGGTGCGACTGGTATGCGAAAGTTGCTCCGAAACCTATGCGCTCAAGCCATTCGAACATGAATGGCTGCGCCTCGAGTTGAAAGATCAGGTCGACCAGCACCATTACGTGCATGGTCGCGGCTGTACCAACTGCAACGGCACCGGCTACCAGGGTCGCATGGGTATCTATGAAATGCTGGAAATGGATTTCGACATGGTTGAAGCCGCCAACCACCACGACCCGGCCCATTTCATGAAAATGGCGCGCCAGCAGATGGCGGGCAAAACCCTGCGTACCCAGGCGGTGGGAGAGGTGCTAAAGGGACGGACCACGGTTGGTGAAGCGATGCGCATCAGCAATCAGTTTGATGAGTAG
- a CDS encoding rhodanese-like domain-containing protein, translating into MQFIQNNLGLVALVVVSGLMIFWPMVNRRITGIKEVGVVEATQLINHHDALVLDVREDQEYSQGRVPHSKHIPLRQLIDRLHELEKYKNKPIIAICRSGARSGHSCSVLRKNGFEQVYNLNGGMTSWQQANMPVEHK; encoded by the coding sequence GTGCAATTCATTCAAAACAATCTGGGGCTGGTGGCCCTGGTCGTGGTCAGCGGCCTGATGATTTTCTGGCCCATGGTGAATCGCCGCATCACGGGCATCAAGGAAGTCGGCGTCGTGGAAGCGACCCAGCTCATCAACCATCACGATGCACTGGTGCTCGACGTGCGCGAAGACCAGGAATATAGCCAGGGCAGGGTTCCCCACTCCAAGCATATTCCCCTGCGCCAGTTGATCGACCGCCTGCACGAGCTGGAAAAGTACAAGAACAAGCCGATCATCGCGATCTGCCGCAGCGGCGCACGTTCCGGACATAGCTGCAGCGTGTTGCGCAAGAACGGTTTCGAGCAGGTTTATAATCTGAACGGCGGCATGACGTCCTGGCAGCAGGCCAACATGCCGGTCGAGCACAAGTGA
- a CDS encoding SH3 domain-containing protein, which translates to MSAWRAILLLAALFPLASWALEYRSIAADRTVMYDAPSLHGKKLYLASRFYPVEVIVDLESFAKVRDVAGDLAWVEKKNLSAKHTVLVNVPLADVRKTPDANAALAFQAERSVVLEVIENAAGGWIKVRHADGAVGYVRVSQVWGS; encoded by the coding sequence GTGAGCGCCTGGCGTGCCATCCTGTTGCTAGCTGCGCTTTTCCCCCTGGCTTCATGGGCGCTGGAGTACCGCTCCATCGCGGCCGACCGCACGGTGATGTACGACGCCCCTTCGCTGCACGGCAAGAAGCTCTATCTGGCCAGCCGTTTTTATCCCGTCGAGGTGATTGTGGACCTTGAGTCTTTCGCCAAGGTGCGCGACGTTGCCGGCGATCTGGCCTGGGTGGAGAAGAAAAATCTTTCCGCCAAGCATACGGTGCTGGTCAACGTACCTCTCGCCGATGTGCGCAAGACCCCGGACGCCAATGCAGCGCTGGCGTTCCAGGCAGAACGCAGCGTGGTGCTGGAAGTGATCGAGAATGCCGCTGGCGGCTGGATCAAGGTGCGCCATGCGGACGGTGCGGTGGGATACGTGCGCGTATCCCAGGTGTGGGGCTCATGA
- a CDS encoding YgaP family membrane protein — protein MTVNRMVRIIAGFFVLLSLSLGVQASPVFHNVNWLWFTAFVGFNLFQSGFTSFCPMDTILKKLGFKESC, from the coding sequence ATGACTGTCAATCGCATGGTTCGTATCATTGCCGGCTTTTTCGTTCTGCTTTCGCTGTCTCTGGGCGTGCAGGCGAGCCCCGTATTTCATAATGTAAACTGGCTGTGGTTTACTGCCTTTGTCGGTTTCAACCTGTTTCAAAGCGGGTTCACCAGTTTTTGCCCGATGGACACCATTCTGAAAAAGCTGGGTTTCAAGGAATCCTGCTGA
- the secB gene encoding protein-export chaperone SecB: MSEEQKQPVFGIEKVYVKGISLELPNAPQIFLEQGTPVINVEVHTAAAQLDAGVFEAVLTVTVTSKLENDKTVFLVEAAQAGIFRISDVPQEDIEPLLGIACPNILYPYVREVISDMVVRAGLPPVVLQPMNFENAYQQQKQMQAAQQPATTH, from the coding sequence ATGAGCGAAGAACAAAAACAGCCCGTTTTCGGTATCGAGAAGGTGTACGTCAAAGGCATATCTCTTGAGCTTCCTAACGCCCCGCAGATTTTCCTTGAGCAAGGCACGCCCGTGATTAACGTGGAAGTGCATACCGCTGCCGCGCAGCTCGACGCGGGGGTCTTCGAGGCCGTCCTGACGGTCACGGTGACTTCCAAGCTGGAAAACGACAAGACGGTATTCCTGGTGGAAGCTGCTCAGGCCGGTATTTTCCGCATCAGCGATGTGCCGCAGGAAGACATCGAGCCATTGCTCGGTATCGCCTGCCCCAACATCCTTTACCCCTATGTGCGCGAAGTGATTTCGGACATGGTGGTACGTGCAGGCTTACCGCCGGTGGTGCTCCAGCCGATGAATTTCGAAAACGCTTACCAGCAGCAGAAACAGATGCAGGCCGCACAACAACCTGCGACAACGCACTGA
- a CDS encoding pilus assembly FimT family protein: MAEGFTLIELVVILIIVGVLAMAALPRFFDRQSFDARGFYDQALSMARYGQKVAIAQHTDVFFNADAASNTICLTYVADAGCTNLGGVANPADGKKFSKTAPTGVTLSASTSFSFSALGKPNPDAAVSFGIVGDGMTRTVTVERETGYVH, from the coding sequence GTGGCCGAGGGGTTCACCCTGATTGAACTGGTTGTTATCCTGATCATTGTCGGGGTGCTGGCCATGGCGGCGCTCCCGCGTTTTTTTGACCGGCAGTCGTTTGATGCGCGCGGTTTCTACGATCAGGCGCTGTCTATGGCGCGCTACGGCCAGAAGGTGGCGATTGCTCAACATACGGATGTATTTTTTAATGCTGATGCGGCGAGTAATACCATTTGCCTGACTTATGTGGCCGACGCCGGCTGCACCAACCTCGGGGGAGTTGCCAATCCGGCCGACGGGAAAAAATTCAGCAAAACCGCCCCTACCGGTGTGACGCTGTCAGCATCGACTTCGTTCTCGTTTTCCGCCTTGGGTAAACCCAATCCCGATGCTGCCGTATCGTTTGGCATCGTGGGCGACGGCATGACACGCACTGTTACCGTGGAACGCGAGACCGGTTATGTCCACTAG
- a CDS encoding type II secretion system F family protein, with the protein MPFFAYKARNARGDLIEGIQEGADSAAVADMLFNNGVTPVEIAVSAKGPGTQGESLLERMQRQRITSVDVMLFSRQMYTLLKAGVPIMRALGGLQESTHNNSMKKVLQDTRESLDSGRELSAALRRHPEVFSSFYVSMLRVGEATGMLEEIFLRLFYYLEFEKSTRDQIKAAMRYPTFVVIAMTVAIMVINLFVIPAFAKVYKGFNAELPLMTRILIGASDFTVHYWPLMVAVVVGAAFAIRAYLRTPVGKYQWDRIKLRLPVVGSIIEKATLARFARSFALASRSGVPIVQGMGVVAQVVDNDFIARKVDDMREGVERGDSILRTAVATGVFTPVVLQMIAVGEETGSIDDLMQEIAEMYEREVAYEVANLSAKIEPILIVGLGILVLILALGVFLPIWDLGKVALHK; encoded by the coding sequence ATGCCTTTTTTTGCCTATAAAGCCCGCAATGCCCGCGGCGATCTGATCGAGGGCATCCAGGAGGGGGCCGACAGCGCGGCGGTGGCGGACATGCTGTTCAATAACGGCGTGACGCCGGTCGAAATCGCCGTTTCTGCGAAAGGTCCGGGCACGCAGGGTGAAAGCCTGCTGGAGCGCATGCAGCGGCAGAGAATCACCTCCGTAGACGTGATGTTGTTTTCGCGCCAGATGTATACCCTGCTTAAGGCGGGTGTGCCGATCATGCGCGCCCTGGGCGGGTTACAGGAATCCACCCACAATAATTCCATGAAAAAAGTATTGCAGGATACCCGCGAGAGCCTGGACAGCGGGCGCGAATTATCCGCCGCCCTGCGCCGCCATCCGGAAGTGTTCAGTTCCTTCTACGTCAGCATGCTGCGCGTGGGCGAGGCCACCGGTATGCTGGAGGAAATCTTCCTGCGGCTTTTTTACTACCTGGAATTCGAAAAAAGCACCCGCGACCAGATCAAGGCGGCGATGCGGTATCCCACCTTCGTCGTCATTGCGATGACGGTGGCGATCATGGTTATCAACCTGTTCGTGATTCCGGCCTTTGCCAAGGTCTACAAAGGGTTCAATGCGGAACTGCCGCTAATGACCCGGATTTTGATCGGCGCATCGGACTTTACCGTCCACTACTGGCCGCTCATGGTGGCGGTCGTGGTGGGAGCGGCGTTTGCCATTCGCGCTTATCTCCGCACGCCGGTGGGAAAATATCAATGGGACAGGATCAAGCTGCGCTTGCCGGTGGTCGGCAGCATTATCGAGAAAGCGACCCTGGCCCGCTTCGCCCGCAGCTTCGCCCTTGCCAGCCGCAGCGGGGTGCCAATCGTGCAAGGCATGGGCGTGGTGGCACAGGTGGTGGACAACGATTTTATTGCGAGAAAAGTTGATGACATGCGCGAGGGCGTGGAGCGCGGCGACAGCATCCTGCGCACGGCGGTGGCAACGGGTGTATTTACCCCGGTGGTGCTGCAGATGATCGCGGTAGGCGAGGAAACGGGCTCGATCGATGACCTGATGCAGGAAATCGCCGAAATGTACGAACGCGAAGTGGCATACGAGGTCGCCAATCTGTCCGCCAAGATCGAGCCGATCCTGATCGTCGGCCTGGGTATTCTGGTCCTGATCCTGGCGCTGGGCGTATTCCTGCCGATATGGGATCTGGGGAAAGTGGCGCTGCACAAGTGA
- a CDS encoding four helix bundle protein: MRDFRDLAVWAKAHQLTLAVYRETSNFPVAELYGLTSQMRRAVASVPANIAEGCGRNGGADFARFLQIALGSASELEYHLLLARDLGYLNSVFHETMQIDTVEVKKMLTSLIQKLRTDR, translated from the coding sequence GTGAGGGACTTTCGTGATCTTGCGGTTTGGGCTAAAGCGCATCAGTTGACGCTGGCGGTGTATCGGGAAACGAGCAATTTCCCTGTTGCCGAGTTATATGGTTTGACCAGCCAGATGCGGCGTGCGGTTGCTTCTGTTCCGGCGAATATTGCCGAGGGTTGCGGAAGAAATGGAGGCGCCGATTTTGCGCGATTTCTCCAAATTGCTTTGGGTTCAGCAAGTGAACTCGAATACCATTTATTGCTGGCACGTGACCTGGGATACTTGAATTCTGTATTTCACGAAACCATGCAGATTGATACTGTGGAAGTGAAGAAAATGCTTACGTCCTTGATTCAAAAGCTGAGAACTGACCGCTGA
- a CDS encoding NAD(P)H-dependent glycerol-3-phosphate dehydrogenase: MKLAVLGAGAWGTALAASLSAHHDVTLWARNASQAAEMDSQRCNSRYLPDITLSAELHFSSDLAQTLHGAELMLAVVPSGALRPLLREVARLAPGVPVIWACKGFEVGSRKLPHEVASEELLEQTPCGALSGPSFAREVALGLPTALTLASLNEAFARQSALALHSNRLRVYASSDVMGVELGGAVKNVLAIAAGISDGMGFGHNARAALITRGLAEITRLGLALGGRQETFMGLTGMGDLILTCTGDLSRNRQVGLKLAQGKSLEAILRDLGHVAEGVNTAREVLELARQFQVDMPITQAVYQVLFESVAPKAAVEDLLSREPGSEAISR; encoded by the coding sequence ATGAAGCTTGCCGTGCTCGGTGCCGGAGCCTGGGGGACGGCATTGGCGGCCAGCCTGAGCGCACATCACGATGTCACCCTGTGGGCGCGCAATGCTTCTCAGGCAGCCGAGATGGATTCGCAGCGCTGCAATTCACGCTATTTGCCCGATATTACCCTTTCCGCTGAGCTGCATTTCTCGTCCGACCTTGCGCAGACTCTGCATGGCGCGGAGCTGATGCTGGCGGTCGTGCCCAGTGGCGCATTGCGGCCGCTGTTGCGCGAAGTGGCGAGGCTTGCGCCGGGCGTGCCGGTGATCTGGGCATGCAAGGGCTTCGAGGTCGGCAGCCGCAAACTGCCCCACGAGGTCGCGAGCGAGGAATTGCTGGAGCAAACTCCGTGCGGCGCGCTTTCCGGTCCCAGCTTCGCGCGCGAGGTGGCGCTCGGTTTGCCCACTGCCCTGACTCTGGCTTCCCTGAATGAAGCGTTTGCGCGCCAAAGCGCCTTGGCGCTGCACAGCAACCGCTTGCGAGTCTATGCCAGCAGCGATGTCATGGGCGTGGAGCTGGGTGGGGCGGTGAAGAACGTTCTTGCCATTGCCGCCGGCATCTCCGACGGCATGGGGTTCGGTCACAATGCCCGTGCCGCCCTGATCACGCGCGGCCTGGCGGAAATCACCAGGCTGGGACTGGCCCTTGGCGGGCGTCAGGAGACCTTCATGGGCCTGACCGGCATGGGGGACCTGATCCTGACCTGTACCGGTGACCTGTCACGCAATCGCCAGGTGGGCCTCAAACTGGCGCAGGGCAAGTCGCTGGAAGCCATTCTGCGCGATCTTGGCCATGTGGCGGAGGGCGTCAACACGGCGCGCGAGGTGCTCGAGCTGGCCCGCCAGTTCCAGGTCGACATGCCGATCACGCAAGCGGTTTACCAGGTTCTGTTCGAGAGCGTTGCGCCCAAGGCTGCGGTGGAAGACCTGCTGAGCCGCGAACCCGGATCTGAAGCTATCAGCCGTTAG
- a CDS encoding type II secretion system protein, giving the protein MNKIQNGFTLIELVVVIVILGILAATALPKFVDLSSDAKTAAAAGIAGGISSAASINYAARKANPLKGVAYKSATACASAQIQTIMQSTLDTANYTYAAVGAQDCSAVASDGTVISCAVTPTTSGTAATATVICAQ; this is encoded by the coding sequence ATGAACAAGATACAAAACGGTTTTACCCTGATTGAACTGGTGGTGGTGATCGTGATCCTCGGCATTTTGGCCGCGACGGCGTTGCCGAAATTCGTTGATTTGTCGTCAGATGCCAAAACTGCGGCTGCAGCCGGCATTGCAGGTGGCATTTCTTCCGCCGCTTCGATTAATTATGCGGCACGGAAGGCGAATCCTTTGAAGGGTGTTGCATATAAATCCGCAACTGCTTGTGCATCGGCACAAATTCAAACGATTATGCAGTCAACACTCGATACGGCCAACTATACCTACGCTGCAGTTGGCGCTCAAGATTGCTCGGCCGTCGCAAGTGACGGTACTGTCATTAGCTGTGCCGTAACTCCGACGACTAGTGGCACGGCAGCAACTGCTACTGTGATCTGTGCCCAATAA
- a CDS encoding bacteriohemerythrin, with protein MTTTSKSEIFAWGAKYETGIPEVDQQHKKLVGLINSLARMQAEQEDSGELLKVFDELADYAIYHFKTEEDLMQRYQIDAEFEASHVKSHVLFVQQALDARVAANDNPGEVTGKALTFLTRWLISHILGTDMRMAKEILALESGMPPAEARNQAVAYMADSNEILLKAMNEIYDSLAARTQDFWHANHLLQREIEIRKQTENELRKLSRAVEFSPVSIIITDAGGLIEYVNPKFTEVTGYRLPEVKGETPRILKSGETRDDIYQQLWTTISRGHEWVGEFHNRKKNGELFWEKASISPIADSNGFITHYLGMLEDITEDKQAEDKLQQYHVQLAESLSELRSQAKDLTLLNQMNELLQTCLTEEEAYRVFALKAAEMELGAGGALAIVSHKGRFLETVARWGKDVHILDVFDIDSCWAMRRGQRHEVPDPSKDMACEHFQERPTSGYMGLPLIVRGEALGLLHIHAAPGCSPDRKMRLTQLSVTVGEALTLALSNIRLREALREQATHDALTGLFNRRYLDETLEREILRASREKKPFAAAMLDIDHFKKFNDTHGHEAGDRVLTEVSLCIRASLRQSDIAYRYGGEEILIVMPASEAGEAAKRMVEIAARLQNLNIAWGDKVLPAITISAGIASMPQHGTSSEAVLRAADQALYAAKQAGRNRVCIAE; from the coding sequence ATGACCACCACTTCAAAATCTGAAATTTTTGCCTGGGGCGCCAAATACGAAACCGGCATCCCGGAGGTGGATCAGCAGCACAAGAAACTGGTGGGCCTCATCAATTCCCTCGCCCGGATGCAGGCGGAGCAAGAGGATTCAGGCGAATTGCTCAAGGTATTCGACGAGCTGGCCGACTACGCCATCTATCATTTCAAAACCGAAGAAGATCTGATGCAGCGTTATCAGATCGACGCCGAGTTCGAAGCCTCGCACGTAAAATCCCACGTACTCTTTGTTCAGCAAGCGCTCGACGCCAGGGTAGCCGCAAATGACAACCCCGGCGAAGTGACCGGGAAGGCGCTCACTTTCCTTACCAGGTGGCTGATTTCGCATATCCTCGGCACCGACATGCGCATGGCGAAGGAAATCCTCGCCCTCGAATCAGGCATGCCGCCGGCGGAAGCCAGAAACCAGGCTGTCGCCTATATGGCCGACTCAAACGAAATCCTGCTCAAGGCCATGAACGAGATCTATGACAGCCTTGCTGCGCGCACCCAGGATTTCTGGCACGCCAACCATCTCCTGCAGCGGGAAATAGAAATCCGCAAGCAAACGGAAAACGAATTGCGCAAGCTCTCCCGCGCAGTGGAATTCAGCCCGGTCTCGATCATCATTACCGACGCCGGCGGCCTGATCGAATATGTCAACCCGAAATTCACCGAGGTTACCGGTTACAGATTGCCGGAAGTAAAGGGGGAAACACCTCGCATCCTCAAATCCGGCGAGACTCGGGACGACATCTACCAGCAGCTCTGGACGACCATCAGCCGCGGCCATGAATGGGTCGGCGAATTCCATAACCGGAAGAAAAATGGCGAGCTTTTTTGGGAGAAGGCTTCCATTTCCCCGATCGCCGATTCGAATGGCTTCATCACCCACTACCTCGGCATGCTGGAAGACATTACCGAGGACAAGCAGGCCGAGGACAAACTTCAGCAGTACCACGTTCAGCTTGCAGAATCTCTCTCCGAGCTGCGGAGCCAGGCCAAGGATCTTACGCTGCTGAACCAGATGAACGAATTGCTGCAGACCTGCCTGACGGAAGAAGAGGCCTATCGCGTGTTTGCCCTCAAGGCTGCGGAAATGGAACTCGGTGCGGGCGGCGCGCTGGCGATCGTGTCGCACAAAGGCCGCTTTCTCGAAACCGTGGCGCGCTGGGGCAAGGACGTGCATATCCTCGACGTGTTCGATATCGACAGCTGCTGGGCCATGCGGCGCGGACAGCGTCACGAGGTTCCCGATCCTTCCAAGGATATGGCTTGCGAACATTTCCAGGAGCGCCCGACCAGCGGCTACATGGGGCTTCCCCTGATCGTGCGGGGCGAAGCGCTGGGATTGCTGCACATCCATGCCGCCCCCGGATGCAGTCCGGACCGGAAAATGCGCCTGACTCAACTCAGCGTGACGGTGGGAGAGGCGTTGACCCTGGCGCTGTCCAACATCCGCCTGCGCGAGGCGCTGCGCGAGCAGGCCACGCATGACGCGCTGACCGGTTTGTTCAACCGGCGCTATCTCGATGAAACGCTGGAGCGCGAAATCCTGCGCGCGTCGCGCGAGAAGAAGCCCTTCGCCGCGGCGATGCTGGATATCGACCACTTCAAGAAATTCAACGACACCCACGGACACGAGGCTGGCGACCGCGTACTGACGGAAGTTTCACTCTGCATTCGCGCCAGTCTGCGCCAGAGCGATATTGCCTACCGCTATGGCGGCGAGGAAATTTTGATCGTCATGCCCGCTTCCGAGGCAGGGGAAGCGGCAAAGCGCATGGTGGAAATCGCTGCGCGCTTGCAGAATCTCAACATTGCATGGGGAGACAAGGTTTTGCCGGCGATAACCATATCTGCGGGCATCGCTTCCATGCCGCAACACGGCACCAGTTCCGAAGCCGTGCTGCGGGCGGCGGACCAAGCGCTCTATGCGGCAAAGCAGGCAGGGCGCAACCGGGTCTGTATTGCGGAATAG
- the trmL gene encoding tRNA (uridine(34)/cytosine(34)/5-carboxymethylaminomethyluridine(34)-2'-O)-methyltransferase TrmL, whose amino-acid sequence MFEIVLFEPEIPPNTGNIIRLCANTGTALHLVEPLGFTLEDKQLQRAGLDYHEYATLKVHPNWQACLAHFAGRRLFAATTKGSRRYTDVAFTEGDVFVFGPESRGLPAELLATFPAESRIRLPMQPSSRSLNLSNAAAVVIFEAWRQAGFAGGN is encoded by the coding sequence TTGTTTGAAATCGTGCTTTTCGAGCCTGAAATTCCGCCCAATACCGGCAATATCATCCGCCTTTGCGCCAATACCGGCACGGCGCTGCATCTGGTGGAGCCGCTCGGTTTCACCCTGGAGGACAAACAGTTGCAGCGCGCGGGCCTGGATTACCACGAATATGCCACGCTCAAGGTTCACCCGAACTGGCAGGCGTGCCTGGCACATTTCGCCGGACGCCGCTTGTTTGCCGCCACCACCAAGGGTTCCAGGCGCTACACCGACGTGGCATTCACAGAGGGGGATGTGTTCGTGTTCGGGCCGGAAAGCCGCGGCCTGCCGGCCGAATTGCTGGCAACGTTCCCTGCCGAGAGTCGCATTCGCCTCCCCATGCAGCCCAGCAGCCGCAGCCTGAATCTATCCAACGCCGCGGCGGTGGTGATTTTTGAAGCCTGGCGGCAAGCAGGTTTCGCTGGAGGTAATTAG
- the trxC gene encoding thioredoxin TrxC encodes MNIVCPDCQAINRVPDERLGQNPKCGKCGAALLGGAPLELGAANFSRFIGKNEIPVVVDFWAPWCGPCKMMAPVFAQVAAELGTRFRFVKVNTEAEQALAQQFAIRSIPTLALFRNGAEVDRVAGAMDAGNLRNWLQRH; translated from the coding sequence GTGAATATCGTTTGTCCCGATTGCCAGGCGATCAATCGCGTTCCCGATGAGCGTCTGGGCCAGAACCCGAAATGCGGCAAGTGCGGCGCAGCGTTGCTTGGCGGTGCGCCGCTGGAACTGGGTGCGGCGAATTTTTCCCGCTTCATCGGCAAGAACGAGATCCCCGTGGTGGTCGATTTCTGGGCGCCCTGGTGCGGGCCCTGCAAGATGATGGCGCCGGTGTTCGCGCAGGTCGCCGCTGAGCTCGGGACACGCTTCCGTTTCGTCAAGGTGAATACCGAAGCGGAACAGGCATTGGCGCAACAGTTCGCCATCCGCAGCATTCCCACCCTGGCGCTGTTCCGCAACGGCGCCGAAGTGGACCGCGTTGCCGGAGCCATGGATGCCGGCAATCTGAGGAACTGGTTGCAGCGACACTAA